A region of the Nocardia asteroides genome:
GGGTGATGGGCGAGGCCGCGGAACCGGAGAGGTCGGCGCAGCGCGGCGCCGACCGGCCGCATCCCGCCACCGATCCCGGTCGGGGCAGGCGGATCGGCGTCGACGTCGGCAGTGTCCGGATCGGGGTCGCCGCGTGTGATCCCGACGGGATTCTCGCCACCCCGGTGGAGACCGTGCCGCGCGCGAAACAGTCCAGAGGGACGGCTTCCGCACCCGATATCGAAAGAATTGCCGAAATTGTGCGGGAGTACGAGGCAGTCGAGGTAATTGTGGGATTCCCGCGAACATTACGCGGGGAGAAGGGGACTGCCGCTACGCTGGCCAGCGCATTCGCTGAGCGATTGCGGGCCGCCGTCGGGCCGGTGCCGGTCCGGCTTTCCGACGAACGTTTGACTACGGTGTCAGCTGCACGTGCATTGCGGGACAGCGGAGTTCGCGCGCGTGGCCAGCGGCAGGTGATCGATCAGGCGGCGGCCGTGTCGATCCTGCAAGGATGGTTGGACGAACGGAGTGCGGTGTTGAGGTCGGTGGAAGCGGGACGTCCCGCGTCGCCCGGGGACGATGCATGACGGATCGGTGGGCGCGGGCCGAGGAACTGTTCCGACAGCGCGAAGCTGATCGGCGTTACCGGAGAGACGACCGGGCCTGGGACGAACACGAGGGCGACGAGTACGACTACTACGACGACGATACGACCGTCATCCCCCGTTACGTCGACGACGAGGAGGAGGAGGAGCCACCCGCGCCGCCACCTCCACCGCGGCGCGGCGGGCAACGCCCGAGGGCCACGAACGCGGAGTCGCCGCGCCGCTCGAAGCGCGGCGAGTCGAAACGCGCCGAGCCCGGGCGTTCCGGCCGCTTGCAGCGCGGGAAGCGATCCCGGGTCGCTTCCCGTAAAGCGGCCGAGCGCAAGAAGCGCCGCCGGAACCTATGGTTCGTCGCGGGCACCTTCATCCTGCTGTTCGCCGGCGCCGTGATCTTCGCCGGGATGAAGCTGATCGGCGGTATGGCTCCGCCGAAGGACTTCGCGGGGCCAGGGGGACCGCTGGTGGTGGTGCAAGTGCATCCGGGCGACACCTCGCAGCAGATCGCCTCGACGATGATGGAGCGCGGCGTCGTCGCGAGCACGGGCGCGTTCTTCCAAGCGGCTGTGCGCAACGCGAACATGAGCACGGTGCAGCCCGGCTTCTACGCGATCCCCAGCCAGAGCCCCGCCGTGGAGGCGGTGGCCGCGCTGGTCGGCAAGGATTCCAGGGTCGGCAACCTGGTCGTCTCCGAGGGACGGCTGCTGCACGACCAGCACGACATGAGCACCGGCGGGCGGTATGACGGCATCTACCGCAAGATCGCCGAGGCCAGCTGCATCGGCACCGGCCCCAACCAGAAGTGCGTGACCTACGAACAGCTCGACGCCGCGGGCGCGGGCTTGGACCTGGCCGCGCTGGGGGTGCCCGCCTGGGCGATGCAGGGTGTCAAGGACTGCCCGGACCGCACGCGGCAGCTGGAAGGCTTGATCGCCGCGGGCACCTGGGATTTCGATCCCAGCGGCACACCGGAGCAGATCCTGCGGCAACTGGTGAGCGCGAGCGCGAAGAGCTACGAGTCCACCGGCCTGCTGCAGTCCGGCGCCGACACGAAACTGACGCCGTACGAGACGCTGGTGGCCGCCTCGCTGGTGGAACGTGAGGCGAAACCCGAGGACATGGGCAAGGTCGCGCGGGTGATCGTCAACCGGTTGCGGGTCGATCAGATGCTGCAGTTCGACTCGACGGTGAACTACACCCTCGATCGCACCGAAGTGGCGACCACCGACGCCGACCGCGCCCAGGAAACCGCCTGGAACACCTACGCGATGCGTGGCCTGCCCAAGACTCCGATCGCGGCCCCGTCGTTGAACGCGCTGCGGGCCATGGAGAATCCGGAGCCGGGGCCGTGGCTGTACTTCGTCACCGTCGACAAGCAGGGCACCACCCTGTTCACCGACGACTATCAGGAGCATCTGCGCCTGATCGCACGGGCGCAGCGCAGCGGCATTCTGGACAGTTCCAAGGACAGTGGTGGCCGCTAGTCGCAAGGCGGCGGTGCTCGGCAAACCGATCGCGCACTCGCGATCGCCACAGCTGCACCTGGCCGCGTATCGCGCGCTCGGGCTGAACTGGACCTACGAGCGCATCGAGTGCTCAGCCGAGCAGCTGCCCGGGTTGGTCGACGGGCTCGGCCCGGAATGGGTCGGGCTCTCGGTGACCATGCCCGGCAAGGAAGCGGCACTGGCCTACGCGAACGAGCGCACCGAACGCGCCGTGCTCGTCGGGTCGGCCAATACGCTGGTCCGCACCGAAGGCGGCTGGCGCGCCGACTGCACCGACGTGGACGGCGTGCTCGGCGCGCTGCGCGGCGCCGGGGTCGAGGAGCTGACCGAGGGCGTGGTTCTGGGGGCGGGCGGCACCGCGCGGCCCGCGCTGCTCGCGTTGTCGGAACTGGGGGCCAAGACGGTCACCGTGGTCGCGCGGGATCCGGGCCGGGCGCGCGGCGCGCTGGAACTGGCCGAGCGGCTCGGAATGATCGCCGCACTGGCCGCCTTCGAGGCCGGACCTCTCCAGGGGATCTGTGCGGCGGCAGGCGCCGTGGTCAGCACCGTTCCCACCACCGCGGCCGCGGTGGTCGCCCCCGCGGTGGCCGAGGCTCCGGTGGTGCTCGACGCGATCTACAACCCGTGGCCCACTCCGTTGGCGGAGGCCGTCGAACGCGCGGGCCACACCGTCGTCAGCGGATTGCAGATGCTGTTGAACCAGGCGTACGGGCAGGTCGAGCTGTTCACCGGGCAACCTGCGCCGCGCGCGGAGATGGCGGCGGCGATGGGCGAGGGGCATCGACCCGGGAATTGAAACCAGTTCTGTTCGTGGTGGCGGTCCGTGTCGGCGTTGGGCGCTCGCAGGACAGGATGGCCCAGCTTCCGAGTACGGTGCCGGGGTGACACTGCTGCGTGGGTGCAGGCCGGGGTCGACATCAGCTCGGTGCGGGGCTGCCCGCGTTCGACTTTCGGGACGACTTGGAGGCGGCGACTCTGCCAACTTGCAGTACCAGTGCGTCCACGCTCATTCCACTGCGGTGGTCGCCGTATTATGCTGTTGTTCAATGCGTTCCAACGGATTCCAAGGGTAGGGAACGCATTACGCATTTCAAGGGGACATTTCAAGGGGAGGGGTAGCGTTATGTTCACTCGAATCGGTATCGCCGCCGCGATGGCGATCGCCGCGTCCGCGTTCGTGTTCGGCGGACAGTCGGCGGCCGCAGCCTCTGGCTGCGCATCGGCGCAGCCCAGCTGGGGGTTCCACTGTGTGGCGTCGGCGTCGAACGTCTCGCTGGCAAGCTGCCGAAAGGACGCGCCGCTCTGGAATGATCGGGCGCGGTGCGTTCGGCGCGATGACGGCAGTGGTAGATACGACCTCTGGGTTCCGTCCAACTGAGCCACGCAGCGCCATAGGCGATGCCGAAAAACACGGCTATGGTGTTTCGCATGAATGCTTGGTGGTTGCGGGCCGTGGTGCTCGGCGCGCTGGTGGTGGCGTTGCGTGCCGTACTCGGGTTCGCGATGGTGTACTGGCCGACGCACGGGGCGCTGATGCGCATTCTGTGCCTGATCGTGCTGGTCGCGGCCATCGTGTCCTGGGGTGTGCTCGACGGTCGCAACGACCGCGCGGCCAGCGGGGACGCGGAACGAGGCGCCGATCTCACCATGATGTGGCTGAAGGCCGCGGTCGCGGCCGGTATCGGCAGCGGCCTCGTCACCTGGATCCTGGACTTCGTTCCCCGGTTCGATCTCGGTGACAACGGCCTGCTGTTCGAAGTGACGGCGGGCGCCTCGTTCATCATCCTGCTGATCTTCGTGCCCGCGCTGATCGGCGTCGGTATCGGCCGGATGCTGGTCGAGCGGCGCAACGGCAAGAAACGCTCCACCCCGCCGTCGATGTACTCCGCCGCGGGTATCGCGATCTGATTCGACGAACGAACGGCGCGCCCGGCCACCCGGGCGCGCCGTTTTCGTGTCTCGAAGTGCTGCGGGTCTACAGCAGGACCGCACCACCGCTCGGGCTGTCCTCCCGAGCGATCGCCGAATAGGCGGCGGCCAGCAGGGTGGGATCGGGTCCTTCCAGGCGACCGGGCTTGGCCAGTCCGTCGAGCACGACGAAGCGCAGCACGCCGGAGCGGGTCTTCTTGTCGGTCTGCATGGCGTCCAGCAACTGGGGCAGCGCGTCGGCATCGTAGCTGGTCGGCAAGCCGACCGCGGACAGGATCGCGCGGTGACGGTCGGCGGTGGCGTCGTCGAGACGGCCCGCGAGACGCCCGAGCTCGGCGGCGAAGACCAGTCCCACGGAGACGGCCGCGCCGTGCCGCCAGCGGTAGCGTTCCCTGCGCTCGATGGCGTGACCGAGCGTGTGGCCGTAGTTGAGGATCTCGCGGAGGCTGGACTCCTTCAGATCGGCGGCCACAACGTCGGCTTTCACCTGGATCGCGCGGCGGATCAGCTCCGGCAGCACCTCGCCGGTCGGGTCGAGCGCGGCCTCCGGGGCCCGCTCCACCAGGTCGAGGATCACCGGGTCGGCGATGAATCCGGCTTTGATGATCTCGGCCATGCCCGCGACGATCTCGTTGCGCGGCACCGTTTCCAGCGTGGCCAGGTCGACCAGCACGGCGGCGGGCTCGTGGAAGCAGCCGACGAGGTTCTTGCCCGCCTCGGTGTTGATTCCGGTCTTGCCGCCGACCGCGGCGTCGACCATCGCCAGCAGCGTGGTCGGCACGTGCACGATGCGCACACCGCGCATCCAGGTGGCGGCGACGAAACCGGCCAGATCGGTCGCAGCGCCGCCGCCGAGGCTGACCACGACGTCGTTGCGGGTCAGGCCGATGCGACCGAGCACCTCCCAGCAGAACCCGGCGACCGCGAGATCCTTGCCCGCCTCGGCGTCCGGGATCTCGATGCGGTGTGCGTCGATACCGGTGTCGGCCAGCGCCTTTCGCACTGCCTCCGCGGTCTCGGTGAGCGGCGGCTGGTGGAAGACGGCCACGGTGCGCACGCCTTTGGTCGCGCCGCTGACCGACTCGACGAGGTCGCCGAGCAACCCGCGGCCGATGATCACCGGGTACGGGTCGGCGGTCCGGACTTCGAGACGACTCGGCTCTGTCACGTGGCTTGCTCCGATTCTGTTGGTGCTGTTGTCGACTGCTGACGTGCCCGGGAGCGGGCACGACGTGCGCGGGCGCGCCGGGATCGGCTGCCTGCCGTCTCAGCGCTGCCCGCCCCGTTCGCGGCGTCGGGTTCGCCCGCGCCGCCCCTGCGGGCGCGGCGGGATCGAACGGTGGCGGTCACGGCGGATTCCGGTGCGGGGCCTGCCGCGGTGTCGGCGGTCTCGTCCTGATCGGTGGCCTTGCGCCGGGCCGCGGTTCTGGCCCGGGCGCGCCGGCGGGCGCGAGACCGGCTGCTGCCCTGCGGGATCCCGCTGGGTGGCGGCCGCAGATCCGCTTCGGCGGGCTCCACCGGCTCCATGCCCAGTTTGGTCATGATCATGCGCACCACCCGGCCGGGGCTGCGGCCGTCGGTGCGGACCCGCACGGTGGCCACCTCCCGGTAGAGCGGACGGCGGGTGCGCATCAGCTCCCGGTACTTCGCGCTGGGGTCGGCGCCGTTGAGCAAGGGGCGCTGAGTGCTCGCCCCCGTGCGCCGAAGCCCTTCGGCCACACTGATCTCCAGATAGACCACGGTGCGGTTGCGCAGCAAGGCTCTGGTATTCGCCGACAGCACGGCGCCGCCACCGAGCGAGACCACACCGCGCTCGGCGAGGACGGCGCGACGCACCACCCGCTCCTCGATCCTGCGGAATTCGGGCTCGCCGTCTTCGGCGAAGATCTCCGGGATCGTGCGACCGGTCTCCCGCTCGATGCCGGCATCGGTGTCGTACAGCTCGACACCGAGTTCCCTGGCGAGCTTGCGGCCGATCGTGGACTTCCCCGCCCCCGGCGGTCCGACCAGCACCACGCGCGGGGCGCGCGGATCGGTCTGCACGATCATTGCGACCGACTGTCCGCGGGCACGTGGGGGCGGGTGCTGATCCGCTTGATGTAGCTGGTGATGTTCTCGGCCGTCTCGGTGAGCGAGTCGCCGCCGAACTTCTCCAGCGCGGCCTGCGCCACGACCAGCGCCACCATGGATTCGGCGACCACGCCCGCCGCGGGCACGGCGCACACGTCCGAACGCTGATGGATGGCGACGGCTTCGTCGCCGGTGGTCATGTCGACCGTGGACAGCGCGCGCGGCACCGTGGAGATCGGCTTCATGGCCGCGCGCACGCGCAACGCCTCGCCATTGGTCATGCCGCCCTCGAGGCCGCCCGCGCGGTTGGTGGAGCGCAGCACGCCGTCGGGGCCGGGGCGCATCTCGTCGTGTGCCTGGCTGCCGCGGCGGCGCGCGGTCTCGAAGCCGTCGCCGACCTCGACGCCCTTGATGGCCTGGATGCCCATGAGCGCGGCCGCGAGGCGGGAGTCGAGCCGGTTCTCGCCGCTGGTGAAGGAGCCCAGGCCGACCGGAAGCCCCTCCACGACCACCTCGACCACTCCGCCGAGGGTGTCGCCGTCCTTCTTGGCCGCCTCGATCTCCGCGATCATCGCGGCTTCGGCGTCCTTGTCGAACGCCCGCACCGGGCTCTCGTCCACCGCGGCGAGGTCGGCGGCGGTCGGCACGATCCCCGAGGTGTTCTGGGCCGTTCCGATCGACACGACGTGCGAGACGACCTCCGCGCCGAACGCCTGGCGCAGGAAATTGCGCGCGACGGTGCCGGCCGCGACGCGCGCGGCGGTCTCTCTGGCGCTGGCGCGCTCGAGCACGTTGCGGGCGTCGTCGAAGTTGTACTTGAGCATGCCGGAGTAGTCCGCGTGTCCGGGCCGGGGCCGCGTCAGCGGGGCATTGCGGGCCAAGTCGGCGAGTTCGGCGGGATCGACCGGGTCGGCGGACATGACCGTGGTCCACTTCGGCCACTCGGAATTGGCCACCTCGATGGCTACCGGGCCGCCCATCGTGCGCCCGTGCCGCACGCCGCCGACGATGGTGACCTTGTCGGCCTCGAACTTCATCCGGGCGCCGCGACCGTATCCCAGCCTGCGGCGGGCCAGCTGCGTGGAGATCTCGTCCGACGTCACCTCGACGCCTGCCACCATTCCCTCGAGGAGGGCGACGAGAGCGGGACCATGGGATTCTCCGGCAGTTATCCAACGCAGCACGTCGTTCATCTTCCCATGTCGACGCCGGTGCCCGGGAACGTGGCCCGCCGTGACGACGCGCACGCCAGGGCAGGGCCGGATACCGCGACCCGGCGCGCTCAGCGAGCTATGACGATGGTGCGATCCACCGACCGCAGCAACGCGTCACCGACAGAGCCGAACAGCAGCCGTCCCAAAGTCCCTCGGCCACGACTGCCCACCACCAGCAGCTGTCCGTCCCGCGAGCGCTCGAGCAGCCGCCGCTCCGGACGGTCGCGGACGACCTCACGCCGGATGGTCACCTCCGGGTACTGCTCCTGCCAACCCGCCAGGCTCGCGGCCAGCGCCGCTTCCTCGGTCCGGCGCAGCGCGGCCCAGTCGGTGCCGATGGCGGCGAGCGGCTCGACTTCGCCCCAGGTGTGCACGGCCACCAATTCGACCCCGCGCAGCGACGCCTCGGTCACCGCCACCTCGATCGCCGCCTGCTCGTCGGTGGAGGCGTCCACCCCGACGATCACCGGGCTGGTGCCGGCCCGGTCCCACAGTGGCGCTTCGGCGGGTACCACCGCCACCGGGCAGCCCGCATCCCGGGCGACGGTGGCGCTGACCGATCCGAGAAGGACACGCTGGACTCGCCCGATGCCGCGGGTGCCGACCACGAGCATCGCCGCGCTCCGGGAGCGCTCGATCAGGGCGGTGGCCACGTGCGCGGTGCGGATGTCGGTGCCGATGGCGATGTCGCGCACCACATGTGCGGCCGTTACGGCGGCGTCCGCGGCGCGCTCGATCGCCTCGTCCGCTTCGCGCACCCGCAGCAACGCCGCGGGCCGCGGCGGATCGTCGTTGTCTGAGCCGAGCGACGACTCGACGACCAACGAGATGTGCAGGGGCGCGTCGTGCAGCGCGGCGGTCTGCGCGGCCCAGCGCACCGCGACCATCGACTCGGCGGAACCGTCGGTTCCCACCACGATCGGCTTCCGCGACGGATGCCTCGGATTCACTCGGCGGCTCCTTCTCGCTGCATCGCTGGTCTGGCGCACTCGCGGTGGCGATCGCCGAGGTGCCGCACGCGAGCGCGGTTCCGGCGGCTGCTCGGGAAAGTCGTGGCTCGCCATTGATGCTACCGATGAATTGCGGCATATTTGCTGGGTTCGCCGTCCGGTCGATGGCGCGCGGCGGGTTCGCTGTGCGGCAACTGCCCGCCTCAGGTCGAATCCAAGGTCGACGACAGCAAGGCGAGCAATGTCGCCAGGCACATCGCGGGACCGTGCGGCACGGTGACCGCATGGTTGCCGGGCTCGTCGCGGATGAAGAGCATCCGGCACGTCAGCACGCCGACGGCCCCGCATGCCGTGAGCGCCGGTGCTCCGATCGCCGCCCACACCCACGTCTGCGCGCCGCCGAGCGCGGCCGCCCCGCCCAGCGTCACCGCGAGCTTGACGTCCCCCGCGCCCAGCGCGGGGGGCGCGACGAGGTGCACCAGCAGGTACGGCGCCGACAGCAGCAGTGCGCCCAGCAGCGCGTCGGCGAATTGCCCTGTGATCTGCGCATATCCGAGGATCGCCACCATCCCCGAACCGGTCAGTCCGTTCGGTAGCCGCCGTTCACGTAGGTCGAACACTGTCAGGGCCGCGCACCACACGGTGAGCACGCCGCCCGCGAGAGGAGTCATGGCTCCACTCTCGCCCGTCCGCGGCGCGGGAAAGCTGTCGCTGCCCGGAATGTGCACAACGCGATCGAATGTGAACAGGTGACTGTTCAGCAGTCGTCCGGAAGACGAAACATCCTGAGCGCCAGAGTATTAGCGCGTTTCCATGCGCTTCGACGACGACGCGCGGCGCGCTGGGCACGTGTTGCCTGTCGGCCGGAGGTGCGTCGGCGGTAGTTTTGACACATGTGTGCTGATCACCAGGGTCATGTGCCGGACTACGCGGCGCGGCGGGCTGCGCTACGCAGCCTGCTGGTGGAGAACAGGGTGGACGCCCTGCTGGTCACCGATCTGGTGAACATCAGATATCTGACCGGGTTCACCGGCTCGAACGCGGCGCTGCTGGTGCACTCCTGGGACACGCGCACCGCCGAGGAGCGCAGCGTGATCGGCACCGACGGCCGGTATCGAACCCAGGTCGCCGAGCAGGTCCCCGACCTGCGCGCGGAGATCGCGCGGGCTACCGCGCGGCGGATCGTGCAGTTGGCAGGGGAGTGGCAGGTCGGCCGGGTGGGTTTCGAAAGTCACGTCGTCACCGTCGACCAGCACCGCGGCTTCCTCGAACAGCGCACCGGCCTGGAGTTCGTCGCTTCTCCCGGCCTGGTCGAGCAGTTGCGCATGGTCAAGGACGCCTACGAAGTGGAACAGTTGCGCGCGGCCTGCGCGGCGGGTGATGCCGGTCTGGCCGCGCTGCTCGAGCGTGGCGGACTGCGTCCCGGCCGCACCGAGCGCCAGGTGGCCAGGGATCTGGAGTGGGCCATGTTCGAGCACGGCGCGGAAGCGGTGTCGTTCGAGACCATCGTGGCGACCGGAGCGAATTCGGCTGTCCCGCACCATCGTCCGACCGAAGCCGTGCTGGCCGCCGGTGATTTCGTCAAGCTGGACTTCGGCGCGGTGGTCGGCGGCTACCACTCCGACATGACCCGCACCTTCGTGCTGGGCACGCCGACCGACTGGCAGCGCGAGGTGTACGCCCTGGTCGCCGAGGCCCAGCGCGCCGGGCGCGAGGCGCTGCGGCCAGGGGTTCCGGTGGCGGACGTGGACGCCGCGTCGCGGGCGGTGATCGAGGCCGCCGGGCACGGCAAGTTGTTCGTGCACGGTCTCGGCCACGGGGTCGGTCTGCAGATCCACGAAGCACCCGGAATCGCGAAAACCGGAACCGGTACACTTCTGACTGGCGTGGCGGTGACCGTCGAACCAGGTGTGTACTTTCCCGGCCGCGGCGGGGTCCGGATCGAGGACACGCTCGTGGTGCGCGAAGGGGGCCCGGAGTTGCTCACCCACACCAGCAAAGACCTGACCGTCGTCGACTGACGCCGGTCTACCCGAGACCAAGCGGTAGAACGAGGAGATCCGAAGACAGTGGCGGACACCAGCGACTTCAAGAACGGCCTTGTGCTGAAGATCGACGGTCAGCTCCAGCAGATCATCGAATTCCAGCACGTCAAGCCGGGCAAGGGCCCCGCGTTCGTGCGGACCAAGCTGAAGAACGTCGTGTCCGGCAAGGTGGTCGACAAGACCTTCAACGCCGGTGTGAAGGTGGAGACCGCGACCGTCGACCGCCGCGACATGACCTACCTCTACCACGACGGCTCCGACTACGTCTTCATGGACGGCGAGACCTTCGACCAGATCTCCATCTCCGAGGCCACCATCGGTGACGGCGCCCGCTTCCTGCTGGAGAACATGACCGTGCAGGTCTCGATGCACGAGGGCGCGCCGCTGTACGTCGAGCTCCCGGTCTCGATCGAGCTCGTGGTCCAGCACACCGACATCGGGCTGCAGGGTGACCGCTCCACCGGCGGCACCAAGCCCGCCACCTTGGAGACGGGCGCCGAGGTGCAGGTCCCCCTGTTCATCAACACCGGCGACAAGCTGCGTATCGACTCGCGCGACGGCAGCTACCTCGGCCGGGTCAACGCCTGATACCGCGGCCGGCCGATTCCGGGATGATGTGACCGTGGCTGAACAGCCCGTGGACAAGAAGTCCACGTACAAGAAGCTCGGCGCGCGGCACAAGGCCCGCCGCCGGGCGGTCGACCTGCTGTTCGAGGCGGAGGCCAGGGACGTCGACGCAGCCGACCTGGTCGACGAGCGCGCCGAGCTGGCCGCCCGCGACCAGTCGGTCGCGCCGGTGCACGCCTACACCCGCACCTTGGTCGAGGGCGTCGCCGACGACCTCGACCGGGTCGACGGCACCATCGAGTCGTATCTGCAGGATTGGACACTCTCGCGCCTCCCGGCCGTGGATCGCGCGATTCTGCGCATCGCGGTCTGGGAGCTGTTCCACGCGAGCGACGTCCCTCCGGTCGTCGCCGTGGACGAGGCGGTCGAGCTGGCCAAGGAGCTGTCCACCGACGACTCCCCGTCCTTCCTCAACGGCGTGCTGGGCCAGGTCGTCCTGGTGGCGCCGCAGGTGCGAGCCGCCGCGGCGGCGACGAGGGCGCCCCGTCCGGAGCCCGAACTGTGAACAAGTATCTCGTGATGGCGATGCGTACTCCGCGTTTCGACGCCGCCGTGATCGAGCCGCATCGGCAGTTCCTGAAGACACTGCACGACCGGGGACAATTGCAGGAGAGCGGCCGTTTCACCGACGGCACCGGCGGCGCGTACGTGATCTACGCCGAAAACCTCTACGCCGCCCGGGAAATCGTTTTCACCGATCCCGTGCACACCACCGGGGCCTCCGAACTCACCGTCTACGAGTGGGAAATCACCGCAGTGGACTGAGTTCGTCTCTGTGCCTCGAATTCTCGGACTCTCCCCCGATTCCGGCAGAAGGCTCGAAACTCCCGCTGGTGGGTGTACGGATGACCAGCGGGAGCCCAACAGAGCCGGAGTGACTCCGCGTTCTGAGATCGGATCGAGACGAGCTTTTCGATCCTGCCTCGTTCGGATCCTCTGACCTCGACCGCACTCGAGGTCAAGCGGGAGTCGGTCCCAGAGATTCGGAAGTGGCTGTTCACTGACGCGAATCATCGGCGGTCTCGACGGCTAACCCCAGATCAACAGCGCCGCCACCGCCCCTGCGGTGGCGACCACCGCGAGGACGAGGCCGGTCAGGACAAAACGCCGCATGGGTACCCGCACGTCGTGCGTGCGGCAGAACTCCAAGCACAGCAACGTGGCAAGCGAAGCCCAGGGCGTGACGATCGAGCCCACATCGGTGCCGATCAACAACGCGAGAAGCTGATCGCCGTTCTGCGCGGGAATCACCGCCTCGCCCGCGGTGTAGGCCGGCAAGTTGTTGGCGATATTGGACAGGGTCGCGCCCGCGGCGGCGGCCCGGAACGCGCCGGAGGCACCCGGGTCGGTGCCGATCACAGCGTGCATCGCATCGGCCAAGCCGAATCGGCTCAGCGTGGGCACCACCAGGAACAAGCCGACCACGAACACGAGCAGCCGCCAGGGGATGAGCGACAGCCGCAAGGCGCTGCGGTCGAAGACGGCGAACGCCGCCACCGCGATGAGCGCCGCGAGTGTCGCCGCGATACCGATCCGGTCGCCGACCATGGGGATGGCGACGATGAACAGCAGACAGGCCCCCGCGGTGACGAACAACAGCGAGCGCTCTCGGAAGTTCGGGGGGCGGATCGGCTCGGGGGGCACATAGCGCTCGGTTTCCCGCTGTCCGCGCCGCCAGTACCACACCCACAGGCACACCATGGTCGCGACGATCGAAACCAGTTGGGGCGCCCACATCTTCGCTGCGAACTCGGTCGAGGTCAGCGCCACCCGATCGGCGGCGAGCAGGTTGGTGAGATTGGAGACCGGCAGCAGCAGGCTCGCGGTGTTGGCCAGCCAGAGGGTGGTCATGGCCAGAGGGAGCGGCGGAATCCGGGCAGGCGCCGCGAGTGCCAGCAGGACCGGGGCGATCAGTACCGCGGTGGTGTCGAGGTTCAACAGAATCGTCGTGGCGGAGGCGAACAGTACGCAGAGGCCGAACAGTGCCGCGTAGTGGCCTCGACCGAGGATCGCGAGGCGATGGGCGATGACGTCGAAAACCCTGGCTCGTCTGGTGAGTTCGGCCAGCACGATCACGCTGGCGAGAAACAGCAGCAACGGGGCGACGCGTCGCATATTCGCCTCGGCTTCGTCGCGGGGGAGCAGGCCGGTGAGTACACACAGCAGACCGGCCGCCAGTAAGGAGAGACGAACCCGGTCCAGGACGCTCAGCCGCACTCTCCGCCCGGACGTCGGTGTGGCCGCGGCGGCCGTGGACGGGTTCCGAGGGGAAGAATCGACCAGATCGGGCACGAGTGCCATCATGGCAGCCTTTCCTCCATATCCCTTCCCTGTCGGTGCGGGCCTTACCGTGCGATGGAAGGGCGCCGACAACCCGTTGAACGTGCCGTTAGGCGATGGTACGTTATCCGGGTCACAGCGGTCGGACGTCGGCTCGGACACCGTACCGGCCCTATCGCCGGAGCGAAACCATTGTGTCCGAGGCGATCTCGGTGTTCGTCCGCCGCCAAGCCAAGGATGTGTTTGCTCATGACCATCGTCGTCGGACTGGTATTCCTGTTCATACTGGTCGGAGGCGCCTTACGGTCGGCAGAAGCCGGCTGTCAGAACACGCTGATGAACCACATGCGGAATATGTGGCTGTGCGCGGTGATCTCGTATGCCGTTGCGCTGACCGGATTTTTGATCTTCCTCGCCGTATCGTCGAAGACGCCGTGGCCGAGCCTCGATGACGTGCGGAACATGCCGTGGTGGGCGCCGTTCGGCGGCCTGCTGGGCGGCGCGGCGGTGATGGGCATGATCGCCGTAGCCCGGTACGTCGGCGTGGCGACGTTCAGCGCGCTCGTGATCATCGGCGAAATGGTGGTCGCCGTGATCATGGATCACTTCGGACTCATGGGATTCGAGGAGCGATCCGCCAGCCTTCCCCGTTTGCTGGCCTGCGGGTTGATCACACTCGCGATCTACCTGATGACCGACGAA
Encoded here:
- the aroC gene encoding chorismate synthase: MNDVLRWITAGESHGPALVALLEGMVAGVEVTSDEISTQLARRRLGYGRGARMKFEADKVTIVGGVRHGRTMGGPVAIEVANSEWPKWTTVMSADPVDPAELADLARNAPLTRPRPGHADYSGMLKYNFDDARNVLERASARETAARVAAGTVARNFLRQAFGAEVVSHVVSIGTAQNTSGIVPTAADLAAVDESPVRAFDKDAEAAMIAEIEAAKKDGDTLGGVVEVVVEGLPVGLGSFTSGENRLDSRLAAALMGIQAIKGVEVGDGFETARRRGSQAHDEMRPGPDGVLRSTNRAGGLEGGMTNGEALRVRAAMKPISTVPRALSTVDMTTGDEAVAIHQRSDVCAVPAAGVVAESMVALVVAQAALEKFGGDSLTETAENITSYIKRISTRPHVPADSRSQ
- a CDS encoding universal stress protein; this translates as MNPRHPSRKPIVVGTDGSAESMVAVRWAAQTAALHDAPLHISLVVESSLGSDNDDPPRPAALLRVREADEAIERAADAAVTAAHVVRDIAIGTDIRTAHVATALIERSRSAAMLVVGTRGIGRVQRVLLGSVSATVARDAGCPVAVVPAEAPLWDRAGTSPVIVGVDASTDEQAAIEVAVTEASLRGVELVAVHTWGEVEPLAAIGTDWAALRRTEEAALAASLAGWQEQYPEVTIRREVVRDRPERRLLERSRDGQLLVVGSRGRGTLGRLLFGSVGDALLRSVDRTIVIAR
- a CDS encoding A24 family peptidase — translated: MTPLAGGVLTVWCAALTVFDLRERRLPNGLTGSGMVAILGYAQITGQFADALLGALLLSAPYLLVHLVAPPALGAGDVKLAVTLGGAAALGGAQTWVWAAIGAPALTACGAVGVLTCRMLFIRDEPGNHAVTVPHGPAMCLATLLALLSSTLDST
- a CDS encoding Xaa-Pro peptidase family protein encodes the protein MCADHQGHVPDYAARRAALRSLLVENRVDALLVTDLVNIRYLTGFTGSNAALLVHSWDTRTAEERSVIGTDGRYRTQVAEQVPDLRAEIARATARRIVQLAGEWQVGRVGFESHVVTVDQHRGFLEQRTGLEFVASPGLVEQLRMVKDAYEVEQLRAACAAGDAGLAALLERGGLRPGRTERQVARDLEWAMFEHGAEAVSFETIVATGANSAVPHHRPTEAVLAAGDFVKLDFGAVVGGYHSDMTRTFVLGTPTDWQREVYALVAEAQRAGREALRPGVPVADVDAASRAVIEAAGHGKLFVHGLGHGVGLQIHEAPGIAKTGTGTLLTGVAVTVEPGVYFPGRGGVRIEDTLVVREGGPELLTHTSKDLTVVD
- the efp gene encoding elongation factor P; this encodes MADTSDFKNGLVLKIDGQLQQIIEFQHVKPGKGPAFVRTKLKNVVSGKVVDKTFNAGVKVETATVDRRDMTYLYHDGSDYVFMDGETFDQISISEATIGDGARFLLENMTVQVSMHEGAPLYVELPVSIELVVQHTDIGLQGDRSTGGTKPATLETGAEVQVPLFINTGDKLRIDSRDGSYLGRVNA
- the nusB gene encoding transcription antitermination factor NusB; translation: MAEQPVDKKSTYKKLGARHKARRRAVDLLFEAEARDVDAADLVDERAELAARDQSVAPVHAYTRTLVEGVADDLDRVDGTIESYLQDWTLSRLPAVDRAILRIAVWELFHASDVPPVVAVDEAVELAKELSTDDSPSFLNGVLGQVVLVAPQVRAAAAATRAPRPEPEL
- a CDS encoding YciI family protein, yielding MNKYLVMAMRTPRFDAAVIEPHRQFLKTLHDRGQLQESGRFTDGTGGAYVIYAENLYAAREIVFTDPVHTTGASELTVYEWEITAVD